In a single window of the Vicinamibacteria bacterium genome:
- a CDS encoding PspC domain-containing protein: protein MPSDRPLTRAKSDRMLLGVCGGIARWLGWDPTVVRVGYVLLSICSAAFPGILVYVILAIVMPEGD, encoded by the coding sequence GTGCCGTCGGACAGACCACTGACCCGCGCGAAGAGCGACCGGATGCTTCTCGGGGTCTGCGGCGGTATTGCGCGTTGGCTCGGCTGGGACCCCACGGTCGTCCGCGTCGGCTACGTCCTCCTTTCGATCTGTTCCGCCGCGTTTCCAGGAATTCTGGTCTACGTGATCCTCGCGATCGTGATGCCCGAGGGCGATTAA